One window of Dysidea avara chromosome 11, odDysAvar1.4, whole genome shotgun sequence genomic DNA carries:
- the LOC136238172 gene encoding tripartite motif-containing protein 2-like codes for MAAKEMKKAALNLSCPVCFQVFKNPKYLPCYHSYCEQCLEKMVVQSKITCPECRKEATIPAGGVKELANNFLINRLVDELIRKRKVEGEEEVKCENCEEDDPVVTYCPDCSSFLCHVCNEVHKRAKLSRGHGVIPLTELRSSKRDSIVLPKCKIPMCKKHSIELLFFCKTCEELMCMYCIKEHAGHEYDTVDRIAGSCREELQKATAPIEEMVEQLCMVHEKVDESRKEVRKQGEDINKEIDRHYNDIMQKIMRQKDQLKQQVCDLITQSEKTLTTQLEEVEFIRAEVLSMKELKDTLEQSSDQEALSTSKQVIDQMQWLVDKYKMLSHQPIKTAEIRFVPSEQLLPQFGDLGNVKDYKAISDPYKIVDIDDGSPWGIAFSSTGFWAVSDWSKHCICLFNDQDQLITRFGGQGRNRGHFHHPTGVTFDNGDHLYVADRNNHRVQKFDINGNYLLQFGSKGCKDGELNEPRGILAHRGKVYIADHGNSRVSVFQTDGQFHSIIGRGILGESYNIAVDSINRLFVTDRSNDCISTFTLNGQYLCRIGIAGTYTSQLKSPYGIAIDPNGFIFVTDDNQRVSIFDKYGKYVHCFGSRGHHIGQFRYPLEVAFAANGYVYIADFNNHRIQIFSVL; via the coding sequence ATGGCTGCTAAAGAAATGAAAAAGGCAGCTTTGAACTTAAGCTGTCCAGTCTGTTTCCAGGTATTCAAGAACCCCAAGTATCTACCATGTTATCATTCCTATTGTGAACAGTGTCTGGAGAAGATGGTTGTGCAATCCAAAATCACTTGTCCAGAGTGCAGAAAAGAAGCCACAATTCCTGCAGGAGGAGTTAAGGAGTTGGCTAATAATTTCTTAATCAATCGCCTCGTGGATGAGCTGATTCGTAAGCGTAAAGTGGAGGGTGAAGAAGAAGTGAAATGTGAGAATTGTGAAGAGGATGATCCAGTGGTGACGTACTGCCCAGACTGTAGTTCATTTCTTTGTCATGTGTGCAACGAGGTCCACAAACGTGCCAAACTTTCTCGCGGCCACGGTGTAATCCCATTAACAGAATTAAGATCCAGTAAAAGGGATTCCATAGTGCTGCCAAAATGTAAGATACCAATGTGTAAAAAGCATTCCATTGAACTATTGTTCTTCTGTAAGACATGTGAGGAGCTgatgtgtatgtattgtattaaAGAACATGCTGGTCACGAATATGACACTGTGGACCGGATAGCTGGGAGTTGCCGAGAAGAGTTGCAAAAAGCTACTGCACCAATTGAAGAAATGGTTGAACAACTCTGCATGGTGCATGAAAAGGTTGACGAATCAAGAAAGGAGGTCAGAAAACAAGGTGAAGACATTAATAAGGAGATTGATCGGCATTACAATGATATTATGCAAAAGATTATGAGACAAAAAGACCAATTGAAGCAACAGGTATGTGACTTGATCACACAAAGTGAGAAAACGCTAACAACCCAATTAGAAGAAGTAGAATTTATTCGAGCAGAAGTTTTGAGCATGAAAGAGCTGAAAGATACATTAGAACAGAGTTCTGACCAAGAAGCATTGTCTACAAGTAAACAAGTTATTGACCAAATGCAATGGTTAGTTGACAAGTACAAAATGTTAAGTCATCAACCAATAAAGACAGCAGAAATCAGGTTTGTGCCAAGTGAACAGTTACTTCCACAATTTGGTGATCTTGGTAATGTCAAAGATTACAAGGCCATAAGTGATCCCTACAAGATTGTGGACATTGATGATGGTTCACCTTGGGGTATTGCGTTTAGTAGTACAGGTTTTTGGGCTGTGTCTGACTGGTCTAAACATTGCATATGCTTATTTAATGACCAAGATCAACTGATAACAAGATTTGGTGGTCAAGGTAGGAATAGAGGTCATTTTCACCACCCTACAGGAGTCACGTTTGATAATGGTGACCACCTCTATGTAGCCGATCGTAATAACCATCGAGTGCAGAAATTTGATATCAATGGAAACTACTTACTCCAGTTCGGTAGTAAAGGATGCAAAGATGGTGAATTGAATGAACCACGTGGTATTTTAGCACACAGAGGTAAAGTTTATATTGCTGATCACGGCAACAGCCGTGTCTCAGTATTTCAAACTGATGGTCAGTTCCACAGCATTATCGGTAGAGGAATACTTGGAGAATCCTACAATATTGCAGTGGATTCTATCAACCGCTTGTTTGTTACTGACCGTAGTAATGATTGTATATCCACTTTTACATTGAATGGCCAGTACCTATGCAGAATTGGTATTGCAGGCACTTATACAAGTCAGTTGAAAAGTCCATATGGTATTGCAATAGACCCAAatggttttatttttgtaactgaTGACAATCAGCGTGTTTCTATATTTGACAAATATGGCAAATATGTGCATTGTTTTGGATCACGAGGGCATCACATTGGACAGTTTAGATACCCTCTAGAAGTGGCATTTGCTGCAAATGGTTACGTTTACATTGCTGACTTTAACAACCACCGGATCCAGatattttctgttttatag